In one window of Campylobacter hepaticus DNA:
- a CDS encoding (Fe-S)-binding protein — MKKVYFYATCLGSVAMQNTVLNAIKLLRREGVEVIFKKNQTCCAQPSFNSGYFNESREIALYNANLFDKDYPIVVPSGSCAGMMSHDYLELFKNKTELSKIKDFSSRVIELSQYLDEVLNVNYEDKGEPIKVTWHSNCHALRIQKSIQASKNLIKKLKNVELLNLEYEEECCGFGGTFSIKEPEISNAMVKSKIKDIQNQGVKYLISGDGGCLLNIDGTMKRANLDIKGIHLYDFLLKRLEGEKL, encoded by the coding sequence ATGAAAAAGGTATATTTTTACGCCACATGCTTAGGAAGCGTTGCTATGCAAAATACAGTTTTAAATGCGATTAAACTTTTAAGACGCGAAGGAGTGGAAGTGATTTTTAAAAAAAATCAAACTTGCTGTGCTCAACCTTCTTTTAATTCAGGATATTTTAATGAAAGTCGTGAAATTGCTTTATACAATGCGAATTTATTTGATAAAGACTATCCCATTGTTGTACCCAGTGGATCTTGTGCTGGTATGATGAGTCACGATTATTTAGAACTTTTTAAAAACAAAACTGAATTATCCAAAATAAAAGACTTTAGTTCTCGTGTTATAGAACTTTCACAATACCTTGATGAAGTTTTAAATGTCAATTATGAAGATAAAGGTGAACCTATAAAAGTAACTTGGCATTCTAATTGCCATGCCTTAAGAATACAAAAAAGTATACAAGCAAGCAAAAATCTTATAAAAAAATTAAAAAACGTAGAACTTCTCAACCTAGAATATGAAGAAGAATGTTGTGGTTTTGGTGGAACTTTTTCTATTAAAGAACCTGAAATTTCTAATGCTATGGTAAAAAGTAAAATCAAAGATATACAAAATCAAGGAGTAAAATATCTTATTAGTGGTGATGGAGGATGTCTTTTAAATATAGATGGTACCATGAAAAGAGCAAATTTAGATATTAAAGGGATACATTTATATGACTTTTTACTTAAACGTTTAGAAGGAGAAAAATTATGA
- a CDS encoding LutB/LldF family L-lactate oxidation iron-sulfur protein, producing MSQKIPHDQIVKIKLNDKQMQENLITAMHTLQKNRLHVIDARFKDWQGLRAKAKQAKNNALMSLEERLLEFEKNATKNGIIVHWASSGEDACEIVYEIMREKNITKLLKGKSMASEEIGLNHYLEKKGLKAIETDLGELILQLNEEAPLHIVVPAIHRNRNEIGQIFKDKLNVKLENNDPKNLNAVAREHLRKDFEDLKLGLSGVNFAMSKEGAFWLIENEGNGRMCTTAPDIHIALCGIEKVMESFEDAATMVSLLTPSATGQFIPTYNNIITGPRKNGDLDGPKEVHVILFDHNRSKMLAHEDYYEALRCIRCGACMNFCPVYDQIGGHAYQTTYPGPIGEVISPNIFGIDNTGDILNFCSLCGRCSEVCPVQIPLADLIRKLRCDKIGQGKNPPIGSNKINHNTLESFIFKQFQYIATHGDKWRFSISKAHYFNWMVHNFAGVLPVIKKWHAFKELPQIKTDLYKEIQNLEGVSYE from the coding sequence ATGAGTCAAAAAATTCCTCACGATCAAATCGTCAAAATCAAACTTAATGATAAACAAATGCAAGAAAATTTAATAACTGCAATGCATACTCTACAAAAAAATAGACTTCATGTTATAGATGCAAGGTTTAAAGATTGGCAAGGTTTAAGAGCTAAAGCCAAACAAGCTAAAAATAATGCTTTAATGAGTTTAGAAGAAAGACTTTTAGAATTTGAAAAAAATGCTACAAAAAATGGTATTATAGTACATTGGGCAAGTAGTGGTGAAGATGCTTGCGAAATAGTTTATGAAATTATGCGTGAAAAAAATATTACTAAACTCTTAAAAGGTAAATCTATGGCTAGCGAGGAAATAGGTTTAAACCACTATCTAGAAAAAAAAGGTTTAAAAGCTATAGAAACAGATCTTGGGGAACTTATCTTACAGCTTAATGAAGAAGCACCTTTACATATAGTTGTTCCTGCTATCCACAGAAATCGCAATGAAATAGGACAAATTTTCAAAGATAAGCTCAATGTAAAACTAGAAAATAATGATCCTAAAAATTTAAATGCAGTAGCAAGAGAACATTTAAGAAAAGATTTTGAAGATTTAAAATTAGGGCTTAGTGGGGTAAATTTTGCTATGTCTAAAGAAGGCGCTTTTTGGCTTATAGAAAATGAAGGTAATGGTAGAATGTGTACCACTGCTCCTGATATTCATATAGCACTTTGCGGTATAGAAAAAGTAATGGAAAGCTTTGAAGATGCAGCAACTATGGTTTCTTTACTCACCCCTTCAGCAACAGGACAATTTATCCCAACTTACAATAATATCATCACAGGGCCTAGAAAAAATGGAGACTTAGATGGCCCTAAAGAAGTACATGTAATTTTATTTGATCATAACCGTTCTAAAATGCTTGCACATGAAGATTATTATGAGGCTTTACGTTGTATTAGATGTGGGGCATGTATGAATTTTTGTCCTGTTTATGATCAAATTGGCGGACATGCCTATCAAACTACTTATCCAGGTCCTATTGGAGAAGTTATTAGTCCTAATATTTTTGGTATAGATAATACAGGAGATATTTTAAATTTTTGTTCTCTTTGTGGTCGTTGTTCTGAAGTTTGTCCTGTACAAATTCCCTTAGCAGATCTCATTAGAAAACTAAGATGTGATAAAATAGGACAAGGTAAAAATCCTCCTATAGGATCAAACAAGATTAATCATAATACTTTAGAATCATTTATTTTTAAACAATTTCAATATATTGCAACTCATGGTGATAAATGGCGCTTTTCAATTTCAAAAGCACATTATTTTAACTGGATGGTACATAATTTTGCAGGAGTATTACCTGTAATTAAAAAATGGCACGCCTTTAAAGAATTACCTCAAATAAAAACAGATCTTTATAAAGAAATCCAAAATTTAGAAGGAGTAAGCTATGAGTAA
- a CDS encoding LutC/YkgG family protein, with protein sequence MSKIYEISNKSKINILNDLKNAYKETHFTRIESIDPVEHIQTSDDMLAEMKQKMSDNKYIVEDATKDTLEEKINEIIAKYNYKKMIYGSNLNLNLDKIKTEEKICFNENIENLRHEVFHSDFSIIHARAGISSHGVALVLSSKEQPRMLSLAPKLCIILLKKENVVKSLSQALNLVKEENAILPTNILFIAGPSRTADIELITVFGVHGPQIAHIIIY encoded by the coding sequence ATGAGTAAAATCTATGAAATCTCAAACAAAAGCAAAATAAATATTTTAAACGACCTTAAAAATGCTTACAAAGAAACCCATTTCACTCGTATTGAAAGCATAGATCCTGTAGAACATATTCAAACTAGTGATGACATGCTAGCTGAAATGAAACAAAAAATGAGTGATAACAAATATATTGTTGAAGATGCTACTAAAGATACTTTAGAGGAAAAAATCAATGAAATCATTGCAAAATATAATTATAAAAAAATGATCTATGGTTCAAATTTAAACTTAAATCTTGATAAAATCAAAACAGAAGAAAAAATCTGTTTTAATGAGAATATAGAAAATTTAAGACATGAGGTCTTTCATAGTGATTTTTCTATTATCCACGCAAGAGCAGGAATAAGCTCTCATGGCGTAGCTTTAGTACTTTCTAGCAAAGAACAACCTAGAATGCTAAGTCTTGCACCTAAGCTTTGCATTATCTTACTTAAAAAAGAAAATGTAGTAAAAAGTCTTTCTCAAGCTTTAAATTTAGTTAAAGAAGAAAATGCAATTTTACCTACAAATATCTTATTCATAGCTGGTCCTTCAAGAACTGCAGACATAGAACTTATAACAGTTTTTGGTGTCCATGGACCACAAATTGCACATATTATAATATATTAA
- the sppA gene encoding signal peptide peptidase SppA, translating to MQIIKLFFRVLACGIKFINTYFKTFVLLLFLVWILMPSANSGLANLERIDLKGGIFDNSIVLEKIIHAKNDDNIKGVLFVIDSPGGAFAPSMELALAIKDLKLKKPVIVYASGTMASGSYLAGVGADKILANPASFIGSIGVIMQAADLSELAHKLGIKEQTIQAGEFKSAGTFTRAWNEKEKEFLQNLINQSYELFTDFVSKERGLDLKQKDGWANARVFLAAKAKEFGLIDDLSNYESAKKELEKLTHVSNPIWKEEDKIDKLLNRLEGQASILIGKSLNDFVYKINNNVLNAQ from the coding sequence ATGCAAATTATAAAATTATTTTTTAGGGTTTTGGCATGCGGTATAAAGTTTATTAATACTTATTTTAAAACTTTTGTTTTGTTATTATTTCTTGTATGGATTTTAATGCCAAGTGCTAATTCAGGTCTTGCTAATTTAGAGCGTATTGATTTAAAGGGTGGAATTTTTGATAATTCTATAGTTTTAGAAAAAATTATACATGCTAAAAATGATGATAATATTAAAGGCGTACTTTTTGTCATAGATTCTCCTGGAGGAGCTTTTGCACCTAGTATGGAATTAGCTTTAGCTATAAAAGATTTAAAACTTAAAAAACCTGTAATTGTTTATGCAAGTGGAACTATGGCAAGTGGAAGTTATTTAGCAGGTGTAGGAGCTGATAAAATTTTAGCTAATCCAGCAAGTTTTATAGGTTCTATAGGAGTGATTATGCAAGCAGCTGATTTAAGTGAATTGGCTCATAAATTAGGTATTAAAGAACAAACTATTCAAGCAGGTGAATTTAAAAGTGCTGGAACTTTTACAAGAGCTTGGAATGAGAAAGAAAAAGAATTTTTACAAAATTTAATTAATCAAAGTTATGAACTTTTTACAGATTTTGTTTCCAAAGAAAGAGGTTTAGATCTTAAGCAAAAAGATGGATGGGCAAATGCTAGAGTATTTTTAGCTGCTAAGGCTAAAGAGTTTGGACTTATAGATGATCTTAGTAATTATGAAAGTGCTAAAAAAGAATTAGAAAAACTTACTCATGTGTCAAATCCTATTTGGAAAGAAGAAGATAAAATTGATAAATTGCTTAATCGTTTAGAAGGACAAGCATCTATTCTTATTGGTAAAAGTTTAAATGACTTTGTTTATAAAATCAATAACAATGTTTTAAATGCTCAATAA
- the mqnF gene encoding aminofutalosine deaminase family hydrolase, whose amino-acid sequence MFIVDAKYLFVCDEDFTILQDQALVFEDTILELGELAKLKKKYPQAKYIKTPENSVILPAFINPHTHLEFSANSTTLHFGEFLIWLKSVIKSRCVLNAQAKEELIFKNIVKMQKSGIATIGEISSFGSDLAPCLKAAQNGMRIIFFNEILGLNEAQIQEKKQEFLQRFENSLQFKNEFFIPAVSIHSPYSTHPSLAHFALDLARKYHLLVSTHFLESKVENYWLRYAKGKFLKWLNNFIINPQPFYTLEEFCQLFKGIRTLFTHCVYLKEYELLDKKLHSISHCAFSNRLLSQKSFNLKKALKSNLNIHLATDGLSSNISLSLLDEMRANLFIHKDFDLLKLAPKLLQMATLYPARALNLNLGELKKGKIADLSVFKLGECEKKQAPLQFILNAKEVDILFIKGRKCKL is encoded by the coding sequence GTGTTTATAGTTGATGCAAAATATCTTTTCGTATGTGATGAAGATTTTACAATATTGCAAGATCAAGCTTTAGTTTTCGAAGATACAATTTTAGAATTAGGTGAATTAGCAAAGTTAAAAAAAAAATATCCTCAAGCTAAATATATAAAAACACCTGAAAATTCAGTTATTTTACCTGCTTTTATTAATCCGCATACCCATTTAGAATTTAGTGCAAATTCTACTACTTTACATTTTGGCGAATTTTTAATTTGGCTTAAAAGTGTTATTAAATCACGTTGCGTGTTAAATGCTCAAGCTAAAGAGGAATTGATTTTTAAAAATATTGTAAAAATGCAAAAAAGTGGTATAGCAACTATAGGTGAGATTTCAAGTTTTGGAAGTGATTTAGCTCCTTGTTTAAAAGCTGCTCAAAACGGGATGCGTATAATTTTTTTTAATGAAATTTTAGGTTTAAATGAGGCGCAAATTCAAGAAAAAAAACAGGAATTTTTGCAAAGATTTGAAAATTCTTTACAATTTAAAAATGAATTTTTTATTCCTGCTGTTTCTATACATTCGCCTTATTCTACTCATCCTAGTTTAGCTCATTTTGCACTTGATTTAGCACGAAAATATCATTTATTAGTAAGTACACATTTTTTAGAAAGTAAAGTTGAAAATTACTGGCTTAGATATGCAAAAGGTAAATTTTTAAAATGGCTTAATAATTTTATAATAAATCCCCAACCTTTTTATACTTTAGAAGAATTTTGTCAACTTTTTAAAGGGATACGAACTCTTTTTACTCATTGTGTATATTTAAAAGAATATGAATTGCTCGATAAAAAATTACATTCTATTAGTCATTGTGCTTTTTCTAATCGTCTTTTAAGTCAAAAAAGTTTTAATTTAAAAAAAGCTTTAAAAAGTAATTTGAATATTCATTTGGCAACAGATGGACTTAGTTCTAATATCTCTTTATCTTTGCTTGATGAAATGCGAGCTAATTTGTTTATCCATAAAGATTTTGATTTGCTAAAATTAGCACCTAAGCTTTTACAAATGGCAACTCTTTATCCTGCTAGAGCTTTAAATTTAAATTTAGGAGAGCTAAAAAAAGGTAAAATAGCTGATTTAAGTGTGTTTAAATTAGGAGAATGTGAAAAAAAACAAGCTCCATTGCAGTTTATTTTAAATGCGAAGGAAGTAGATATATTATTTATAAAAGGAAGAAAATGCAAATTATAA
- the aroQ gene encoding type II 3-dehydroquinate dehydratase, which yields MKIMVIQGPNVNMLGIREVGIYGTMKMEEIHQQMRIAAAQNNVDLDFFQSNFEGEIVDKIQECLGTVDGIIINAAGYTHTSITIRDAIAAVALPTIEVHISNVHRREEFRQKSLIAPVCSGSITGFGPFSYHLALMGIIQICKQINNLRAMQQAQQINN from the coding sequence ATGAAAATAATGGTTATCCAAGGTCCAAATGTCAATATGCTTGGCATAAGAGAGGTAGGAATTTATGGCACGATGAAAATGGAGGAAATCCATCAACAAATGAGAATTGCAGCTGCACAAAATAATGTAGATCTTGATTTTTTCCAAAGTAATTTTGAAGGTGAAATTGTAGATAAAATTCAAGAATGTCTTGGAACGGTTGATGGAATTATTATCAATGCAGCAGGATATACTCACACTTCAATAACAATTCGTGATGCTATTGCAGCTGTAGCTTTACCTACAATTGAAGTGCACATTAGCAATGTGCATCGTAGAGAAGAATTCCGTCAAAAAAGTCTTATTGCTCCTGTTTGCTCTGGAAGCATAACAGGTTTTGGTCCTTTTAGTTATCACTTAGCTTTAATGGGGATTATTCAAATTTGTAAACAAATAAATAATTTACGTGCGATGCAGCAAGCACAACAAATTAATAATTAA
- the folK gene encoding 2-amino-4-hydroxy-6-hydroxymethyldihydropteridine diphosphokinase, whose protein sequence is MLKIKGARRFEKSRFFPFANKNISSFKYLALIGLGSNIEPEKKRFDMLFRVMKNDQRFQIVSTSPILINEAFGFKEQKDFSNAIMLLQTNLHARAILKILLYYELKFKRKRTFKNAPRTLDLDLLYFSQKVKRDKWCEVPHSGVEKRVSVILPLGLI, encoded by the coding sequence ATGTTAAAAATCAAAGGGGCAAGACGCTTTGAAAAAAGTCGTTTTTTTCCTTTTGCTAATAAAAATATTAGTTCTTTTAAATATTTAGCTCTTATAGGCTTAGGAAGCAATATAGAACCTGAAAAAAAGAGATTTGATATGCTTTTTCGAGTGATGAAAAATGATCAAAGATTTCAAATTGTATCAACATCACCTATATTAATTAATGAAGCTTTTGGTTTTAAAGAGCAAAAAGATTTTAGCAATGCTATAATGTTATTGCAAACCAATTTACATGCAAGAGCAATCTTGAAAATTTTGCTTTATTATGAATTAAAATTTAAACGCAAAAGAACTTTCAAAAATGCTCCTAGGACGCTTGATTTAGATCTTTTATACTTTTCGCAAAAAGTCAAGCGTGATAAATGGTGTGAGGTACCTCATAGTGGGGTTGAAAAAAGAGTCAGTGTAATTTTGCCTTTAGGCTTGATATAA
- the flhF gene encoding flagellar biosynthesis protein FlhF: MGQLIHTFTVEDTEHIIPKVKEDYGDKALIITNKQIRPKTLNRSALYEVMVAVEESDYEEHLKKQGKSLPKKKTIPKSSSISSTQEKIISQTPQEDEDVVLDFSNTLLNTNLKNDTPKKAYQTFPQNKINPHQNENLNFNNFKEKLSQASNEIAKFTNTPLQDNPNPNYNKKIENFEKQINKLNDKIDLLADMMWDDKAQTRNNLIIPPEFASIYKQAKESGMIEKHLQAIMQATIENMPATMKTNKDAVQRYFHSLLRNILPCRVESEIKKQKIMMLVGPTGVGKTTTLAKLAFRYAYGDKRYKTGIITLDTYRIGAVEQLFQYAKMMKLPIIDSIEPKDLDEAIKSLNNCEVILVDTIGNSQYDHNKLAKTKEFLMNSNAEIDVNLVVSANTKHEDLMEIYTNFSFLNIDTLIITKFDETKVFGNIFSLIYETNIPISFFSIGQEVPDDLKVANSDFLVHCILEGFNKGTNDE; the protein is encoded by the coding sequence ATGGGACAACTTATACATACTTTCACTGTTGAAGATACAGAACACATTATACCTAAAGTTAAAGAAGACTACGGAGATAAAGCTTTAATTATTACCAATAAACAAATCCGTCCTAAAACTTTAAATCGTAGTGCACTATATGAAGTCATGGTAGCTGTAGAAGAAAGCGACTATGAAGAACATCTTAAAAAACAAGGCAAATCCCTACCTAAGAAAAAAACTATTCCTAAATCCTCTTCTATTTCTTCCACGCAAGAAAAAATTATATCTCAAACACCTCAAGAAGATGAAGATGTAGTTCTAGATTTTTCAAATACTCTTTTAAACACTAATTTAAAAAATGATACACCTAAAAAAGCTTATCAAACTTTTCCACAAAATAAAATCAATCCTCATCAAAATGAAAATTTAAATTTTAATAATTTTAAAGAAAAACTTAGCCAAGCAAGCAATGAAATTGCTAAATTTACCAACACGCCTTTACAAGATAACCCTAATCCAAACTATAACAAAAAAATAGAAAACTTTGAAAAACAAATTAATAAACTAAACGATAAAATAGATCTTTTAGCCGATATGATGTGGGATGATAAAGCCCAAACAAGAAACAATCTTATAATTCCACCTGAATTTGCAAGTATTTATAAACAAGCCAAAGAAAGCGGTATGATTGAAAAACATCTACAAGCTATTATGCAAGCAACTATTGAAAATATGCCAGCTACCATGAAAACAAATAAAGATGCTGTACAAAGATATTTTCATTCTCTTTTAAGAAATATCTTACCTTGTAGAGTTGAAAGCGAAATTAAAAAACAAAAAATTATGATGCTAGTAGGTCCAACAGGAGTTGGTAAAACAACTACCTTAGCAAAGCTTGCCTTCCGCTATGCCTATGGAGATAAACGCTATAAAACAGGTATTATCACCCTAGATACTTATAGAATTGGTGCGGTTGAACAACTTTTTCAATATGCAAAAATGATGAAACTTCCTATTATTGATAGTATTGAACCTAAAGATTTAGATGAAGCCATAAAAAGCTTAAATAATTGTGAGGTTATTTTAGTTGATACTATAGGGAATTCACAATATGATCACAACAAACTTGCTAAAACTAAAGAGTTTTTAATGAATTCTAATGCGGAAATAGATGTAAATTTAGTTGTTTCAGCCAATACAAAACATGAAGATTTAATGGAAATTTATACCAACTTCTCATTTTTAAATATAGATACTCTTATAATTACAAAATTTGATGAAACTAAAGTTTTTGGAAATATTTTTTCGCTTATTTATGAAACAAATATCCCTATAAGTTTTTTTTCTATAGGACAAGAAGTTCCTGATGATTTAAAAGTAGCAAATAGTGATTTTTTAGTTCATTGCATTTTAGAAGGGTTTAATAAAGGAACAAATGATGAATAA
- the flhG gene encoding flagella biosynthesis ATPase FlhG: protein MNNQANKLRNLMNENGTKKSQNTHFIAITSGKGGVGKSTISANLANILANNGYKVGLFDADIGLANLDVILNVHIQKNLLHVLRGECSLEDILIEVKPNLWLIPGESGDEILKYNDKNIYERFLNQASILDELDFLIIDTGAGIGGNILNFLEMADEVIVVTVPDPAAITDAYATIKTTSKTKENLLMLFNVVKNKNEALKVFENIKKVADANIKNPLNLELLGHLSASKEVSNSIKKRTLFSDENTNSSDELKDIASKLLYRLERKVLDNISSRSFSSFFRKIIERF from the coding sequence ATGAATAATCAAGCAAACAAACTTCGCAATCTTATGAATGAAAATGGAACAAAAAAATCTCAAAATACTCATTTTATAGCCATTACAAGTGGTAAAGGTGGGGTTGGAAAAAGTACTATTAGCGCAAATTTAGCTAATATTTTAGCTAATAATGGCTATAAAGTAGGACTTTTTGATGCAGATATAGGTTTAGCCAATTTAGATGTTATTTTAAATGTACATATACAAAAAAATCTCTTACATGTTTTACGCGGAGAATGTTCTTTAGAAGATATTTTAATAGAAGTTAAACCTAATTTATGGCTTATTCCAGGTGAAAGTGGGGATGAAATCTTAAAATATAATGATAAAAATATTTATGAAAGATTTTTAAATCAAGCAAGCATTTTAGATGAACTTGATTTTCTTATTATTGATACAGGAGCTGGTATTGGAGGCAATATTTTAAATTTCTTAGAAATGGCAGATGAAGTAATAGTTGTCACCGTACCAGATCCTGCTGCAATTACAGATGCTTATGCTACCATTAAAACCACTTCAAAAACCAAAGAAAATTTACTCATGCTATTTAATGTAGTAAAAAATAAAAATGAAGCTTTAAAAGTTTTTGAAAATATCAAAAAAGTTGCCGACGCAAATATCAAAAATCCTTTAAATTTAGAACTTTTAGGACACCTAAGTGCCTCTAAAGAAGTAAGCAATAGTATTAAAAAACGTACTTTATTTAGCGATGAAAATACAAACTCAAGCGATGAGCTCAAAGATATAGCATCTAAACTTTTATATAGATTGGAACGAAAAGTGCTTGATAATATTTCAAGTCGTAGTTTTTCAAGTTTCTTTAGAAAAATTATCGAAAGATTCTAG
- a CDS encoding RNA polymerase sigma factor FliA — MLKEPPKTYAQILKKEQDELVLSYMPALRAMAFRLKERLPASIDVNDLISIGVEEMIKLSRRYDKEQNDNFWGFAKKRVNGSMLDYLRSLDVMSRNNRKIIKDIDVIIDEYFLEHECEPDDEYLAKKLNLDIEKIKEVKTAHAISYTLPIDEQLELYNEDNTLEKIEKEELVEKIHKVLDNLKEREQLIIQLYYYEELSLKEISEILEISESRISQIHKKLLKKLRERLA, encoded by the coding sequence ATGTTAAAAGAGCCGCCTAAAACTTATGCCCAAATACTCAAGAAAGAACAAGATGAACTTGTTCTTTCTTATATGCCAGCTTTACGCGCTATGGCTTTTAGACTAAAAGAACGCTTACCTGCAAGTATAGATGTTAATGATCTTATTAGTATAGGTGTTGAAGAAATGATTAAACTTTCACGCCGTTATGATAAAGAGCAAAATGATAATTTTTGGGGTTTTGCCAAAAAAAGAGTTAATGGATCTATGCTTGATTATTTAAGAAGCTTAGATGTCATGAGTCGGAATAATCGTAAAATTATCAAAGACATAGATGTAATTATAGATGAATATTTTCTTGAACATGAATGTGAACCTGATGATGAGTACTTAGCAAAAAAACTTAACTTAGATATAGAAAAAATTAAAGAGGTTAAAACAGCTCATGCTATAAGCTATACTTTACCTATAGATGAACAATTAGAACTTTATAATGAAGATAATACCTTAGAAAAAATTGAAAAAGAAGAGCTTGTAGAAAAAATTCATAAGGTATTAGACAATCTTAAAGAACGCGAACAACTTATCATTCAACTTTATTATTATGAAGAATTAAGCCTTAAAGAAATTAGTGAAATTTTAGAAATTAGTGAAAGTAGAATCTCTCAAATTCATAAAAAACTTCTCAAAAAACTTCGAGAAAGGTTAGCATAA
- the fliM gene encoding flagellar motor switch protein FliM: MAEILSQEEIDALLEVVDDNTDTHINSNLKDEKDERNIIVYDFKRPNRVSKEQLRTIKGIHDKLARNLASQISSMMRSIVETKLHSVDQMTYGEFLMSLPSPTSFNVFSIKPLDGNCVLEINPSIAFPMIDRLLGGQGDSYEASRELTDIELNLLDSILRIIMQRLKESWATVTEIYPSIEAKESSPNVVQIVSQNEIVIMVVMEIIIGNSSGMVNICYPVVHLESILSRLANRDIMMGETSAKKSRNKELKTLIGRAEVVYEAILGKTLINVHEFLELKQGDILRLDREADDKAIVSIDKKDVFLAQIGLHRFRKSIKILELIRTDKDEIKEILEKYEEERKAKASVYDEPEEEEEEI; the protein is encoded by the coding sequence ATGGCAGAAATACTCTCTCAAGAAGAAATTGATGCTTTACTCGAAGTCGTTGATGATAATACTGATACACATATCAATTCTAATTTAAAAGATGAAAAAGATGAAAGAAATATCATTGTCTATGACTTTAAACGTCCAAATAGAGTTTCAAAAGAACAACTTAGAACCATTAAAGGTATTCATGATAAATTAGCAAGAAATTTAGCTTCTCAAATTTCATCTATGATGAGAAGTATAGTTGAAACCAAACTTCATTCAGTCGATCAAATGACTTATGGAGAATTTTTAATGTCTTTACCAAGTCCAACAAGTTTTAATGTTTTCTCCATTAAACCCCTAGATGGAAATTGTGTCTTAGAAATTAATCCAAGTATAGCTTTTCCTATGATAGATAGGCTTTTAGGAGGTCAAGGAGATAGCTATGAAGCTTCTCGTGAACTTACAGATATTGAGCTTAATCTTCTTGATTCTATCTTACGTATAATTATGCAAAGACTAAAAGAAAGTTGGGCAACAGTTACTGAAATTTATCCTAGTATAGAAGCAAAAGAATCAAGTCCTAATGTTGTACAAATTGTATCGCAAAATGAAATCGTTATTATGGTAGTAATGGAAATCATTATAGGAAATTCAAGTGGAATGGTCAATATTTGCTATCCTGTAGTACATTTAGAAAGCATATTAAGTCGTTTGGCAAATCGTGATATTATGATGGGAGAAACCTCAGCTAAAAAATCACGCAACAAAGAGCTTAAAACCCTTATTGGTCGTGCTGAAGTAGTTTATGAAGCAATTTTAGGAAAAACCTTAATCAATGTACACGAATTTTTAGAACTCAAACAAGGTGATATTTTACGCCTAGACAGAGAAGCTGATGATAAAGCTATAGTCAGCATAGACAAAAAAGATGTCTTTTTAGCACAAATTGGTTTACACCGTTTTAGAAAATCAATTAAAATTTTAGAACTTATACGTACAGATAAAGATGAAATTAAAGAAATTCTAGAAAAATATGAAGAAGAACGTAAAGCCAAAGCAAGTGTTTATGATGAGCCTGAGGAAGAGGAGGAAGAAATATGA